The following coding sequences are from one Eptesicus fuscus isolate TK198812 chromosome 7, DD_ASM_mEF_20220401, whole genome shotgun sequence window:
- the ANKRD54 gene encoding ankyrin repeat domain-containing protein 54, whose translation MAAAAGDADEEPRSGRSSSDGECAVAPEPLTGPEGLFSFADFGSALGGSAGLPSRASGGAQSPLRYLHVLWQQDSEPRDELLCKIPAGRLRRAARPHRRLGPLGKEVHALKRLRDSANANDVETVQQLLEDGADPCSADDKGRTALHFASCNGNDQIVQLLLDHGADPNQRDGLGNTPLHLAACTNHVPVITTLLRGGARVDALDRAGRTPLHLAKSKLSILQEGHSQCLEAVRLEVKQIIQMLREYLERLGRHEQRERLDDLCTRLQMTSTREQVDEVTDLLASFTSLSLQMQSMEKR comes from the exons ATGGCAGCCGCCGCCGGGGACGCGGACGAAGAGCCGCGCTCGGGCCGCTCCAGCTCGGATGGCGAGTGCGCGGTGGCGCCGGAGCCGCTGACGGGCCCCGAGGGCCTCTTCTCCTTCGCGGACTTCGGGTCTGCGCTGGGCGGCAGCGCGGGCCTCCCGAGCCGGGCGTCCGGCGGGGCCCAGTCTCCGCTGCGCTACCTCCACGTCCTGTGGCAGCAGGACTCGGAGCCCCGCGATGAGCTGCTCTGTAAGATCCCCGCCGGCCGGCTGCGGCGCGCCGCCAGGCCCCACCGCCGCCTCGGGCCCCTGGGCAAGGAGGTGCACG CTCTGAAGAGGCTGAGGGACTCCGCCAATGCCAACGACGTGGAAACAG TGCAGCAGCTGCTGGAAGATGGTGCAGATCCCTGTTCAGCGGATGACAAGGGCCGCACAGCTCTACACTTCGCCTCCTGCAATGGCAATGACCAGATTG TGCAGCTGCTCCTGGACCATGGGGCCGATCCCAACCAGCGAGACGGGCTGGGGAACACGCCACTGCACCTGG CGGCCTGCACCAACCACGTGCCTGTCATCACCACCCTGCTGCGAGGAG GGGCCCGTGTAGATGCCCTGGACCGAGCTGGCCGCACGCCCCTGCACCTGGCCAAGTCAAAACTGAGCATCCTGCAGGAAGGCCACTCCCAGTGCCTGGAAGCCGTGCGGCTGGAGGTGAAGCAG ATCATCCAGATGCTGAGGGAGTACCTGGAGCGCCTGGGGCGGCACGAGCAGCGGGAACGGCTGGATGACCTGTGCACCCGCCTCCAGATGACGAGCACCAGAGAGCAG GTGGATGAGGTGACCGACCTCCTGGCCAGCTTCACCTCCCTCAGCTTGCAGATGCAGAGCATGGAGAAGAGGTAG